Proteins encoded within one genomic window of Thermoproteales archaeon:
- a CDS encoding FAD/NAD(P)-binding protein, which yields MKNPYIPKLAVIEDMREEAPGIRTFRLKLKEGGGLDFNPGQFIELTVFGYGEAPFSISSSPLLKDFFELTIRKIGTLTSALFKINKGNTVGIRGPFGNGWPIEKMKGMNVLMVGGGIGIAPLKPVIEYIIANREDYNNVILLYGARTPSDIVFKKELEKWSKTIEIHLTVDIGDETWRGRTGVVTVLFDEIEINPKETYAIQCGPPIMMHFVTKKLIELGFPEDRILFSLERLMKCGMGFCGHCMISGKFVCRDGPVFDYGQVKNFLEIAV from the coding sequence ATGAAAAACCCGTATATTCCCAAGCTAGCTGTGATAGAGGATATGAGAGAAGAAGCGCCTGGGATAAGAACGTTCAGGCTAAAGCTTAAAGAGGGGGGAGGACTAGATTTTAATCCTGGACAGTTTATCGAATTAACCGTTTTCGGATATGGGGAAGCTCCATTTTCGATATCGTCATCCCCCCTGCTTAAAGACTTTTTTGAGTTAACTATTCGAAAAATTGGAACGCTAACTTCGGCGCTATTCAAAATTAATAAAGGTAATACTGTGGGAATTAGGGGGCCTTTTGGAAATGGGTGGCCTATCGAAAAAATGAAAGGAATGAACGTGTTAATGGTTGGAGGAGGCATTGGAATTGCGCCTCTAAAGCCGGTGATAGAGTATATAATTGCAAATCGCGAAGATTACAACAATGTCATATTGCTTTATGGCGCGAGAACGCCCAGTGATATAGTCTTTAAAAAAGAGCTTGAAAAATGGAGCAAAACTATAGAAATCCACTTGACGGTGGATATAGGAGATGAAACTTGGAGAGGCAGGACTGGAGTTGTGACTGTGCTATTTGACGAGATTGAAATTAATCCCAAAGAGACGTATGCTATACAATGCGGGCCTCCGATCATGATGCACTTTGTAACCAAGAAGCTCATTGAGCTAGGCTTTCCAGAAGATAGGATACTATTTTCTCTTGAGAGATTAATGAAGTGCGGGATGGGCTTCTGCGGGCACTGCATGATAAGTGGAAAATTCGTATGCAGGGATGGTCCCGTGTTCGACTATGGGCAGGTTAAAAACTTTTTAGAGATTGCGGTTTAG
- a CDS encoding 4Fe-4S dicluster domain-containing protein, translating into MDKAKTISKDAFKEFIGRLLENFQVIAPVRREGKVFYDLVSHPYEVMIEYKGHTLLPPKRFFFPEKEILFTYELVNDEVIIYDKCEELEGLKRVLIGARACDIKGLEYLDKVFIGEYHNPYYKVRRENTLIIGLTCNEPMDYCFCAHTGSGPRIESGYDLLLTDLGDYYLVDVGSEEGEKILKYNIDIFKDASEEDLQAKEKILSNVEARIREDPFPDLDKMYDSLIKNFNAELWEKYGERCLACGKCNFVCPTCRCFDIYDDPNLDLKSGRRIMVWDSCHFLSFTRVAGGLVFRKERPSRIKQRVYHKYCYSIDEIGSISCTGCGRCIDVCPASIDIREIVREVVKL; encoded by the coding sequence ATGGACAAGGCAAAAACAATATCTAAGGATGCATTTAAAGAGTTCATTGGTAGACTTCTTGAAAATTTTCAAGTGATAGCTCCGGTTAGAAGAGAGGGAAAAGTATTCTATGATTTAGTTTCTCACCCCTATGAAGTAATGATAGAGTATAAAGGGCATACTCTTTTGCCTCCTAAGCGGTTCTTCTTCCCAGAAAAGGAAATATTGTTCACTTACGAACTAGTTAACGATGAGGTTATAATATACGATAAATGCGAAGAATTGGAGGGATTGAAGCGTGTACTTATCGGAGCTAGAGCTTGCGATATTAAAGGTTTAGAATATTTAGATAAGGTTTTCATCGGAGAGTATCATAATCCATACTATAAAGTCCGTCGAGAAAATACGTTAATCATAGGTTTGACATGTAATGAGCCTATGGACTATTGCTTTTGCGCGCACACGGGGAGTGGACCTCGAATAGAAAGTGGTTATGACTTGCTATTAACCGATTTAGGCGACTATTACCTAGTTGACGTGGGTAGTGAAGAAGGAGAAAAAATCCTAAAGTATAACATTGACATTTTCAAGGATGCATCGGAAGAGGACTTACAAGCTAAGGAAAAAATACTATCGAACGTAGAAGCTAGAATAAGAGAGGATCCGTTTCCAGATCTTGATAAAATGTACGATTCTCTGATAAAGAATTTTAATGCCGAATTGTGGGAGAAGTATGGAGAGCGATGTTTAGCATGTGGAAAATGTAATTTTGTCTGTCCTACATGTAGATGCTTTGACATCTACGACGATCCTAACTTAGACCTAAAAAGCGGTAGGAGGATAATGGTTTGGGATTCTTGTCATTTCCTGAGTTTTACGAGAGTTGCTGGAGGCTTAGTTTTTAGAAAGGAAAGACCTTCCAGAATAAAGCAAAGAGTATACCACAAATATTGTTATTCTATAGATGAAATAGGCTCTATTTCATGCACTGGATGTGGAAGATGTATAGACGTTTGTCCGGCTAGTATCGATATACGGGAAATTGTTAGGGAGGTGGTTAAGCTATGA
- a CDS encoding radical SAM protein, producing the protein MPFVYLVKPVTVESHEEEKKGSYPPLGLLYLSSMFKEYGFETKLYDLDFVDENALVKQASHEQPEIVAITSTTPSYYSIVHVIKRLREILKNSLFVVGGPHATLVPEDFIGIADVIVKGEGERVISELVKMSRKQHFKNTIVLNGETVENLDEIPYPDRSILDRRYYSENLGSMFTSRGCPYNCLFCATRFIMGRKFRARSVGNVIGEWIELKEKYKAPKIRILDDVFTFNRQRAVEICKQVKEYGLGEWSLPNGVRVDNVDAELLELMADSGCTTVWYGVESGSQKVINILRKGIKLEQVEKVVEWSKDVGLSVGLFFMVGAPGETLETIYETLKLIEKLDPDYVHFSIATPYPGTDFWKWVEENGRFLTHDYSKFEREFIFETPDYPLKDRIKAIEIIEKELSLKYEVEF; encoded by the coding sequence ATGCCGTTCGTTTACCTCGTTAAACCTGTAACCGTGGAAAGTCATGAAGAAGAGAAAAAGGGAAGCTATCCACCGCTAGGACTACTTTACCTCTCTTCGATGTTTAAAGAGTATGGGTTCGAAACCAAGCTCTATGACCTAGACTTTGTCGATGAGAACGCATTAGTAAAACAAGCTTCTCACGAACAGCCTGAAATAGTTGCTATTACTTCGACAACTCCCAGCTATTACAGCATAGTTCATGTAATTAAAAGACTTAGAGAAATCCTGAAGAATTCACTGTTTGTCGTGGGAGGCCCTCACGCAACGCTGGTTCCAGAAGATTTTATTGGAATTGCCGACGTTATAGTTAAAGGCGAGGGAGAACGCGTTATATCAGAGCTAGTTAAAATGTCTAGAAAACAGCATTTTAAAAATACTATAGTATTGAATGGGGAAACAGTAGAAAACTTGGACGAAATACCATATCCGGATAGAAGTATTTTGGATAGACGATATTACTCGGAAAATCTAGGGTCAATGTTTACGAGTAGGGGATGCCCATATAACTGCCTCTTTTGCGCTACGAGGTTTATAATGGGTAGAAAGTTCAGAGCTAGAAGTGTTGGAAACGTGATCGGAGAATGGATAGAGTTAAAAGAGAAGTATAAAGCTCCTAAAATAAGAATATTAGACGATGTTTTTACATTTAACAGGCAGAGAGCGGTTGAAATTTGCAAACAGGTAAAAGAGTACGGACTTGGCGAGTGGAGTCTCCCTAATGGAGTAAGGGTAGATAATGTAGATGCTGAACTTTTAGAGCTTATGGCTGATTCCGGTTGTACAACAGTCTGGTACGGCGTTGAATCAGGCTCGCAGAAAGTAATAAACATTTTAAGGAAAGGTATTAAGCTTGAACAAGTCGAGAAAGTAGTTGAATGGAGTAAAGACGTAGGCTTAAGCGTTGGATTATTTTTTATGGTTGGAGCGCCTGGGGAAACTCTAGAAACTATATATGAAACTTTAAAGCTGATCGAAAAGCTGGACCCCGACTACGTTCACTTCAGCATAGCTACTCCATATCCAGGGACAGATTTCTGGAAGTGGGTTGAAGAAAATGGGCGCTTTTTAACTCATGATTACAGCAAGTTCGAAAGAGAGTTTATATTTGAAACTCCGGATTATCCTTTAAAAGATAGAATAAAAGCTATTGAAATAATAGAAAAGGAATTATCTTTGAAGTATGAAGTAGAATTTTAG